The Brassica napus cultivar Da-Ae chromosome C7, Da-Ae, whole genome shotgun sequence genomic interval gaaaaaaacacaaaaagaaaaacaggaaTATATTTCtgaaatataataatacataatacataacctaacatatatttgtaaatattaaaaaaataacaattgaaATCAAATGTTTATGCTACTTGactattttccaaaaaaaaaagataaaaaaatggCTTTTCATTTtcgattttttaaattatataatttgagaaGAAATGTATTTAAAATCCATTAAATTCAAGATAAGCAAATATTGTGaacaaagtaaaatatttatattttagtgaatTGTTTAAATATAGTATAACAAATGcataatttcaaaaacaaaagaaatagtaaaatttgtagtaataaatattgaaaattataataaaataaactgaaattttcattacaatttaaaatgtGTTTGTATTGTTTCATTCATTTGCTTACCCGCCCAATAAAACACTACTCTTAACGTGTTGGGTGAAGCAGAGCTATTGGAGGAAGCCGAAggagctcttttttttttctacttgcAAGAAAAAGGGTAACATTGAGATGGTTGAAAGAGTAGTAAAGTGTTTGCTGAAGCTGGATCCAGATGTGCACATATCTAATGCtttctatttatgtgtttttcgAAGAGGCAGTTGAACAGAGGGTTTTCATGAAGGAAACACGAATGAAGAAGGAAGTACGTGCAGTTCGATGGAGGTAAATTACAAAGTTCACGAGTTTGTTATTCTTTTTGCCGGAAAATACACAATAGATTCTCAGAACATCAACAACAAATTCAGTGTCAAGTATTATCTGAATCTTTTCCTGGTGGACAAATAGGATCGTTGTTACATCAAGCAGCAAGAAATGACGTTGTACAAGCTCAAGGAGGAGACATTTTGATGTTTAcagaaagaaaagaacaaaTAAGAATTTTTCAGAACTTTGTAAAGCGTTTttcttaagatttatttttcctGTATGAAATTGGTTGGAGACTAGGAGTCATGAAAGTTAAACAGTGTAAGTTTGTTCAATAATTAGAATTATAGAATTTTGCTTAAGTTATCAACAATTACTTTTGTTCTGTAAGTTTTTTACTATTGCAAGTACAAGCTACATATGATGATTAATTTCGGTTATTTTATCCAACTTAATACTTATGGTTCACTCTCTACGTACACAAACGCTGATTTTTTATTCCAAGGtaaaatagataataatatGATACTTCGATATGGTGAACCATGGAGATTATATGAGTAATATTGAGGTTTTTACATAGCAACGCTGTGAACCCCCTCTTATCAGCcccaagacaaaatattatAACCATAATTTCCATTAGTGAGCGAAGGCAATCATTGAATATcaactaaaattaataaattgtcaatcttttttaagaaattcaacTACATTATTTGGATTTTCTTAGGAAAAATATAGATAGCTATTAGAgaatattactatatttttaatattttgttttgctgCATGAAAACAAAAGTATTTGACATAAATTCAGGATTTTTTAAATGTACATcacttttagattttaattgttCGTCATTTCACCACTGCCTTAAGAACGAATTCATATACATTTTCTTATCaccaaataataaattttaaaattttaaaatatacattggTTAATTTTAACGTCCAAATAATATACAgtcaatatttaaatttttaaaatatacattggTAATTTTAACgtaaaaaaatgtttgaattatatgttaatataaccatatatttataaaattcaaataaatgaGATAAAAGAATAATTGAATTTCaactaaagtttaatttattttcttatttagttTGTTTACCATGTTATATGTATTTTGACAatgaaagaaatttttttttgaactttaataattttaaaattttagtcacCAAAAccaatacaaaatatcaaaattttctaataatttatatagtatTTTCAGTCTATGTGTAAAATATGTagtcaaatacaaattttataattaaattaaaataaatgaataaatccgggcgtagcccggaaaaaTCTCTAGTATAATTAATGAATCTATATATGTTTGATCGAACTTAGAGGAATTCAGACTTTACACAAACTAATTTTAGCCAGATTCACCTTATGTAGAAATATTTATACTGGTGGTATATAATACTCACTTCAGTAGTTTAATGAGCTTAAGCAAGTAAAACTACCTGATCAGAATCTAAAATTGTTTCAAagctaatttaaaataattaacaaaatctATTACATTAACGAAAGACATGGAAATGAGCAacttaggacttcttagataaatgaattttcagACCATActgaaatatttgttttgttcatTTGGATTTTGTAAAACCAACAAATTAAATGCCTCAAACTAAAACTAAACTGAAAACTAAATTATTCATTGTGTATTTTAATTTAGACATTGGCATGGTTAATCAGTTGTAGTCTTGTAGCTATTCCTAAGATTCATTTGTTTTATAGTATTGTTTTCCAAAGATAATTTGTAAAATACCTCCTATCGTTTAAACTAGTAACTATAATAACTCTGTATAAACTTTGTTAATAGTTACTATTTCTAACCATAGACAAAACTTTGTTTACAGTTatatgttaaaaacatttttaacgGCAATTATCCAAGTTGttctaaaatttaatatgaaaagagcatgaataattatttttcacTTTCAACAGTGTTGTAAATATACTCGAGAAAACCATATTAAGCAATTTGATAGGTTGGAATTGGCCTGTAACTCATTTATTTGGAATTTCTGTTATCAGCTAATGTAGATCATTACGGTGGATTTCTAAATAACTACATGCCTAAAAATGGTGTAAACAGATCAATTAGCTCTAAACAACAAAGGAAAATCCACTGATGACGCAAAAATCGAATCTTCTGGTCTTTATAGCACGTATAGAAACCGAATCGAGAAAGATAGAAACTATCAGGGGTTAATTAATAAATCAAGAGAATATAAAGGACCATATTGCAAATTATGACACAGTTTTAAGAACGTAAACTATATATAGCTGATTACTACCCCATTCAaaagttcttttgtttttaataccCCTCAATCATTCAACCAATTGAACAGAGAGGAGTCGCCGAatattctcacatttttttctcGAGAAAACGACAAAGCGACCCCAAGGAGAGAAAACACCTGCTGAGAATGAGAGAGATCCTTCACATCCAAGGAGGCCAGTGCGGGAACCAGATCGGTGCTAAGTTCTGGGAAGTAATCTGCGGCGAGCACGCCATCGACCCCACCGGGCAGTACTGCGGCGACTCAGATCTCCAGCTCGAGAGGATCAACGTCTATTACAACGAAGCCAGCGGCGGCAAGTACGTCCCGCGCGCCGTCCTCATGGATCTGGAGCCTGGAACGATGGACTCCCTCAGATCCGGGCCGTTCGGTCAGATTTTCCGGCCGGATAACTTCGTGTTCGGGCAGTCTGGCGCCGGGAATAACTGGGCGAAGGGGCATTATACGGAGGGAGCTGAGTTGATTGATTCGGTGCTCGATGTTGTGAGGAAGGAGGCTGAGAACTGTGATTGTCTTCAAGGTGAGATTCGCGCTTcgttttttttcagatctgctGTTAGTAGAACACGCTAAGCCTGATTTTATCACCTGCTTATGACGATTCGTTAGCGTTTCTTAGATTTAAATTTGTGATACGCAGTCGTTTGAGCCTAAGCATTTggttttcggtttttttttttttttgattcctTAACCGTTcattatgtatttaaaattagattgttttggtttagtttCGATAAAACTATTGTGAACTAGTTCATTCTGTtactttgattttgattttgattttgattttttaaggTATAGCGTTCAGTTCAGATTCgggtttagtaattttttttttgttatcggtttggttttggtaaaaATACTGGGAACCGGCTCATTCGGTTATTTCAGTTTTCGGTTAAGAGTGTGATGGATGATCTGATCTATTTCTTGAACAGGTTTTCAAGTATGTCATTCTTTGGGAGGAGGAACTGGCTCTGGCATGGGAACTCTTCTTATCTCCAAGATAAGGGAGGAGTATCCTGACCGTATGATGATGACCTTCTCTGTTTTCCCTTCTCCTAAAGTCTCCGACACCGTCGTTGAGCCATACAATGCTACACTCTCTGTTCACCAGCTCGTTGAGAATGCTGACGAATGCATGGTTTTGGATAACGAAGCTCTCTACGATATCTGTTTCCGCACCTTGAAGCTCTCTAATCCCACATGTGAGTATTACAAAAGCCTCTTGTTTTCTCATGTGACTGTGTACTTTACAAACACTGACTTTGTTTGTTCTTCTTTCTTCGGTGGTGTTCCTTAGTTGGTGACCTTAACCACCTTATCTCAGCTACCATGAGCGGTGTCACATGCTGCCTCCGTTTCCCTGGTCAACTAAACTCCGACCTAAGAAAGCTCGCTGTCAATCTCATCCCTTTCCCGAGACTCCACTTCTTCATGGTTGGTTTTGCACCGCTGACATCAAGAGGGTCACAACAATACAGTGCCTTAACCGTCCCTGAGCTAACCCAACAGATGTGGGACGCCAAGAACATGATGTGCGCAGCTGATCCTCGCCATGGCCGCTACTTGACCGCTTCTGCTCTGTTCCGTGGGAAGATGAGCACTAAAGAGGTTGATGAACAGATGATGAACGTCCAGAACAAGAACTCATCGTACTTCGTTGAATGGATTCCAAACAACGTGAAGTCAAGCGTCTGCGATATAGCCCCAACGGGTTTGAAAATGGCGTCGACTTTCATTGGAAACTCGACTTCGATCCAGGAAATGTTCAGGCGTGTGAGTGAGCAGTTCACTGCTATGTTCAGGAGAAAAGCTTTCCTTCATTGGTACACGGGAGAAGGAATGGACGAGATGGAGTTCACCGAAGCTGAGAGTAACATGAACGATCTTGTTGCAGAGTACCAGCAATATCAGGATGCTACAGTCGGTGAAGAAGAGtatgaggaggaggaagaggaagaggaagaagaagcttaaGAAGACATGATTGATTACTACTAGTATTACTTTCACACAAGCTGTAAGTCGTGCCACTCatctttttaatgtttgttcTTTGAATTGAAGTTTCTCTCTTTATGTGCTTTGTGTGTTATGTTATTGAACTAAGATTTGTCCTGGAATGTAAAATCCATATGCCTATGCAAACATTACAATGTTAAGCCTATACAATTTCTGCAGTTTTAAGCTGTGACTGCACactttcttcatcttcctcttcctcttcggCCATATCTGCCCAGCTTTTCTTAGATCCACTCTTCAAACAGTCTGCAGTATCTTTGATGTATTCATGGAGATCATGAATCATGTTTTGGTCCAGCTTCTTTCCCTTCATGTGTTCTTCTCCCTCTCCACTCTTCAAAAGCTTAACATGCTGAGAACCAATAGGTTTGTCAAACAGTAGCTTTCGAGCTGCACCCCCTGTCTCTTCCTCATTCACCCCATTCTTCTGATCCCCTTTGCATCCTCGTGGTTGTGTAAACAAGCCTGCAGAGTTTTGTCTAACAGATGCTGGAGAAGGAGGAACATGCGAGTGGTTCCTGTTTGCGTCTCGAGGAGCTTTATTTTCCTTCATTGTTCCGTTTGCAAATGAACATCCCGCATAGAACTTATCTGAAAGACCATCTTCTGGATCTTTAGATTCCACTTCTGCTAACATCTCAACGGCTCTGTCATAAGACTTCGTGAACGGTTCGTCTCC includes:
- the LOC106421170 gene encoding tubulin beta-9 chain; translated protein: MREILHIQGGQCGNQIGAKFWEVICGEHAIDPTGQYCGDSDLQLERINVYYNEASGGKYVPRAVLMDLEPGTMDSLRSGPFGQIFRPDNFVFGQSGAGNNWAKGHYTEGAELIDSVLDVVRKEAENCDCLQGFQVCHSLGGGTGSGMGTLLISKIREEYPDRMMMTFSVFPSPKVSDTVVEPYNATLSVHQLVENADECMVLDNEALYDICFRTLKLSNPTFGDLNHLISATMSGVTCCLRFPGQLNSDLRKLAVNLIPFPRLHFFMVGFAPLTSRGSQQYSALTVPELTQQMWDAKNMMCAADPRHGRYLTASALFRGKMSTKEVDEQMMNVQNKNSSYFVEWIPNNVKSSVCDIAPTGLKMASTFIGNSTSIQEMFRRVSEQFTAMFRRKAFLHWYTGEGMDEMEFTEAESNMNDLVAEYQQYQDATVGEEEYEEEEEEEEEEA